The bacterium genome has a window encoding:
- a CDS encoding globin codes for MAWVEQEPWLQTNLEAMGNSHSEYGVEDRAYDWMVECMPDALEQVPGAKWCDEYEPAWCSTLGHLTDVMRAAGARQTRSQPR; via the coding sequence TTGGCGTGGGTCGAGCAAGAGCCGTGGCTGCAGACCAACCTGGAAGCCATGGGAAACAGCCATTCCGAGTACGGTGTCGAAGACCGCGCGTACGACTGGATGGTGGAGTGCATGCCCGATGCCCTGGAGCAGGTTCCGGGCGCGAAATGGTGCGACGAGTACGAACCGGCCTGGTGCAGCACCCTCGGTCATCTCACCGATGTCATGCGAGCCGCTGGAGCCCGGCAGACACGATCACAGCCACGGTAG